From the Anopheles merus strain MAF chromosome 2L, AmerM5.1, whole genome shotgun sequence genome, the window ctctctctctcgtatcTGTCCGAACCTCCCCAAACCCACGAACTATAACCGCGAACGAATCagtttttatgattttatacGCTTACGCTCTCGAACACTCGACTCTTCAAGCGGTTCGACATTTGCCCCTCACCACTGCACCACCAAAGAACGCGATCGACTCAGGAGGGTCAGGAGGAATTGGAAAACGGAACTTGTATTGCTTCCACCTGGCAAACCTCCCACCACCAAAGGTGCTAAAATGTGCTCAATTTAAGCTGGATAAAATATTGCCCCTGGAGCCATATTTCAATTTGGTTTAGCAAGCTcctccccaccaccaccaccacgtggCGTTACGATACCCGATAGCCCCACCATACCGTGCGGGCTGCGTACTTTGcgcttgggtcaaaggtcgtTTCGCCAAGCGTAGAGCTCCCGGCTAGGCTCGACTTTCACAACGATGCTGCTggatttctttttcattttcgcACTGCTCAAACGGGAAGTGTATGGTACTGTCTGGGCCCTGTGTACACCTTTTCGCGCATCTACCAATATCTGGTTGTGTATTTATATGCTTTTGACTTTGTTTTGCGCCCCTGTAAGCGCACGACGGAAAAAgatatgcgttttttttttcttatggcGCTTGTGGGAATTATGGTGGGAAAATGCTTCCTTTCCTGtgtagttttgtgttttgtttttttttttcgttttcttttgtgttttgtaatGCGTTAGAAGTCGTGAATTCAGGTACAGGCAGAGGGATGCCGAaaagggcaaactaagtggaAGTAACATTTAAAAGAAGGAAGATGGGCAAAACTcgcccctctctctctctctctctctctcgacaCTACTGTACCACACTAGCGTAAGAATGTAAAATGGagcaagaaaaagagagaaaagaaaagcaaacaagaaagaaaaaaaacgaaaccatgTTCAGCCAATAAATAAACTCTAATACGAACAGTGAGAAGAGAAGAATAAAACTTgtgttttcgtgtttttttttattttttgcttccgtGGCAAACGTTTTAAGCCATCCGAAATATTGGAATTGTGGTTTTGCGGTTACGTGATTATTCTCGGTATTTAGGAACAGCATGAGAAAATTATGGCTATTACAACAATCTCGTATGAAAAACACGCCTTCTCGTACACTTCTTATAATACTGactataaaataatttataggGAGCCATTTGACTAAAGAAAAGATAAGAAGAATTTTGTTGTGAAAATAGcataaaaaggtaaaaaaaaattcttctCTTATTGCTGCCATTTATTATCTAATTCCTTTCATaataccaggcgtctccatcaccattaccgccagcagcagcgtgcaATCAATTTTGTATGCAATGCAATGCAGCGCCACTTTGAATAATGGTGTTGCTTATTCGAACTACTTTCAAACGATTTCATTTGTGGTACATTTTTCACCGGGCAGGCTTTCATGACAGCAATAGCAATTTGCACGGCGGGCCGTCATCTCCAATCGTAAACAAACGCGACCGAGGTAAACAAACAGCCGCGCTTCGCAGCAAAACTCAGTCTTTCGCGACcaaaaatggggaaaagaaGAGATACTAATGTCGAAAAAGATGGTATGTGGCTTTATTTTTCAACTCTTCCCGCATTTCTTTATTTGCTATTGTATTTGTTGTCTGTTTTGTAGTCGAAATTCCCCCCGAACCATCGCACGCGCGGAAGCACAAgaagcacaaaaaacacaaacgagcCCGTGCCCAGCCGGAACCCACCTACGAGTTGGTCGAGGAGCAGCAAGCGCTCGACGAAACCATGGAGGTGGTGGAAGAAATCGAATACATGGAAGCCGATCCCGAGCCGGAAATAGTGTCGGAAGTGGAAACGGAACTGCAAACAACAATCGATTCGAACGCCTCCCAGCACGACCTGCTGAACGACTCGCAACTGTCCCAGCAGCAGAAAGCACTGTCCCCGGGGAAATCGCTCGCCGCCATGAACAAAGCGGCACAGAAGAAAGGCCGCAAACGGGGCCGAGAGAGTGGCACCTCCAGCGAGGAGGAGCGCTGGCTCGATGCGATCGAGTCCGGCAAGCTGGAGGAGGTGGACGATGAGCTGAAGAAGATCAAACCAAAGGACCCGCGGCTGATGACGGCCCGCCAGCGGGCAATGTACGAGCGCGGCACGGACAAGGAAGCGGCCCCCGGGGTGGAGCTGCTCATGTCCCTGCCGACCGGGTACAAGGAAAAGGTCATGACGGAGGAAGCCATCCAGAAGGCGCAGCTAAAGTCGCAGAAGCGCAAACAGATGGCGGACGAGAAGCGAGAAAaggacaaaaagaaaacgatgGAACGGCTGCTCAAAAAGCAGGACTCGAAATCGGTAAAAGCGATCAAAAACCGACCGGTGAAGGAGAAGGTACCGATGATCACGTACATCAATAGTGCCGAGGGTGGATCGATCTCGCTGCCGCCGGAGGTAGAATTTCCGCTCGCCAAACAGCCACCCCGGGATCCGCCCAAGCCGACGCTGTGTGCAGTCCCGAACTGCACCAACATCAAGCGGTACAACTGCTCGCGCACCAACATTCCGCTGTGTAGCTTCAAATGTTACAAGGCGAATGTGGAATCAATAAAACGAATCATTTGCTGAGAAGGGGGTAAAAAGGCACACCAGTTGGGAATTTATTTGCCAATGCTTGTCGTTCAAAAATCGACCTGCGGTGAaatggaaaaagaagaaagaaaatgatCATCAGCGAATGTTTCGATTGCGGAGCTGTTCGGCAAGCGCATAGATAGAGTCGGGTGGTTCGTGCTGGCAGGGAAATGAGGACGGCAGGAATAGAGCGGCAAGTTGGTGGTGGAAACGGTGCAAATATTACCAGCAGCTGGTTAAGGTACAGCTCGTACGCAATCTTGTCCGTTGCCATGTCGACGGCCACTGCCATCATCTCTTCCAGCTCTTCCACCGTGAACGGTTCGCCCTCCTCGGTG encodes:
- the LOC121594274 gene encoding INO80 complex subunit B encodes the protein MGKRRDTNVEKDVEIPPEPSHARKHKKHKKHKRARAQPEPTYELVEEQQALDETMEVVEEIEYMEADPEPEIVSEVETELQTTIDSNASQHDLLNDSQLSQQQKALSPGKSLAAMNKAAQKKGRKRGRESGTSSEEERWLDAIESGKLEEVDDELKKIKPKDPRLMTARQRAMYERGTDKEAAPGVELLMSLPTGYKEKVMTEEAIQKAQLKSQKRKQMADEKREKDKKKTMERLLKKQDSKSVKAIKNRPVKEKVPMITYINSAEGGSISLPPEVEFPLAKQPPRDPPKPTLCAVPNCTNIKRYNCSRTNIPLCSFKCYKANVESIKRIIC